Proteins found in one Puniceicoccaceae bacterium genomic segment:
- a CDS encoding ComF family protein — protein sequence MPQKTFSKSNWIRLREALLDLLFPRQDLWSHEPVLDSVTGGKYLSATSIRYLRFIHAPVCDTCGFPLYGVTDGSEACQQCRHLASPAFESNRSMLLLNRLGRRIVHELKYHEGLYLLEDLAFLARNHASWDLSERVRGHQLVPVPLHTLKLRERGYNQSLLLANVFAQNLGDSNTCVLDALVRTRATHSQTLMDRRTRMRNVRSAFAMRPDVCLDPNRPVTLIDDVFTTGSTIHACALTLHKAGVKTVRSLTLGHG from the coding sequence ATGCCCCAGAAAACCTTCAGCAAATCGAACTGGATCCGACTTCGTGAAGCCTTGCTCGATTTGCTATTCCCTCGTCAGGATCTATGGAGCCACGAACCTGTGCTCGATTCGGTGACGGGCGGAAAATACCTCTCAGCGACCTCCATCCGCTACCTTCGCTTCATCCATGCCCCAGTTTGCGACACCTGTGGATTTCCACTCTATGGGGTGACTGATGGAAGTGAGGCCTGCCAGCAGTGTCGGCATCTGGCATCGCCTGCATTTGAAAGCAACCGTTCGATGCTCCTGCTCAACCGCCTCGGTCGCCGCATCGTGCACGAACTGAAGTATCATGAGGGACTCTACCTGCTGGAAGATCTCGCATTTCTCGCGCGCAATCATGCCAGCTGGGACTTGAGTGAGCGTGTGAGGGGCCATCAGTTGGTGCCAGTCCCGCTGCACACACTCAAACTACGGGAACGCGGCTACAATCAGAGCCTGTTGCTGGCCAACGTGTTTGCACAAAATCTTGGGGATTCGAACACGTGTGTGCTCGATGCGCTCGTGCGAACCCGCGCCACCCATTCACAGACCCTCATGGATCGTCGCACCCGCATGCGCAATGTGCGCTCAGCATTTGCCATGAGGCCCGACGTTTGCCTCGATCCAAACCGTCCTGTCACGCTCATAGATGATGTCTTCACCACTGGTAGCACAATACACGCCTGCGCGCTCACGCTGCACAAAGCAGGAGTGAAAACCGTTCGTTCCCTCACCCTCGGGCACGGTTGA
- the truA gene encoding tRNA pseudouridine(38-40) synthase TruA, producing MAQRWKVVCEYDGTEFSGWQVQDNGTSVQQIIETRLAHIFGLPIRIHGSGRTDAGVHARGQVFHFDADWSDGPHRLQRALSGTLPPSIVLRRLTRASAGFHARFSATSKVYAYRFYLGEAPPHLTRFHASLHPGITRRLHPERMREALQLLKGWHDFAAFAVNRGTAYPHTWRCIREATLQCSAGGRIWTLRFEGNGFLYKMARSLAGASLSVATGQQSITQLEALLEGKLARKAHITTAPAKGLSLEQVFYTKRSYPSPPPHAPENLQQIELDPTS from the coding sequence ATGGCTCAGCGTTGGAAAGTAGTTTGTGAATACGATGGCACGGAATTTTCCGGATGGCAGGTGCAAGACAACGGCACCTCGGTGCAGCAGATCATTGAAACGCGCCTCGCCCACATTTTTGGATTGCCGATCCGCATCCATGGCAGCGGGCGAACAGATGCAGGTGTTCACGCCAGGGGACAGGTCTTCCACTTCGACGCAGATTGGTCCGACGGACCCCACCGCCTGCAGCGCGCCCTGAGCGGCACGTTGCCCCCCAGTATCGTACTGCGTCGGCTGACCCGCGCTTCCGCTGGATTTCACGCACGCTTCAGTGCGACCAGCAAGGTCTACGCCTATCGCTTTTACCTCGGGGAAGCCCCACCCCACCTCACTCGTTTCCACGCCTCACTTCACCCGGGCATCACGCGTCGGCTACATCCAGAGCGCATGCGGGAGGCTCTTCAACTCCTGAAGGGGTGGCATGACTTCGCCGCCTTTGCCGTCAATCGTGGAACCGCTTACCCCCACACCTGGCGCTGCATTCGCGAGGCCACGCTACAGTGCAGTGCAGGTGGACGCATCTGGACGCTGCGCTTTGAGGGCAATGGTTTTCTCTACAAAATGGCGCGCAGCCTCGCCGGGGCATCACTCTCGGTCGCAACAGGTCAGCAGTCGATCACCCAGCTCGAGGCACTGCTTGAGGGAAAGCTCGCACGCAAGGCCCATATCACGACAGCCCCCGCAAAGGGCTTGTCTCTGGAGCAGGTATTCTATACCAAACGGTCCTATCCTTCCCCTCCCCCTCATGCCCCAGAAAACCTTCAGCAAATCGAACTGGATCCGACTTCGTGA
- a CDS encoding RNA polymerase sigma factor, with product MDDQDLLQSGFRYAYSLCNDYHDAEDYVQQAWFKLHRKYGKVETKALLFKTIRNLRMDRLRRDKIVSFEPMEEREFDSNSEVRASKEDVKAILEQLRKEEREALYLNVVEGYTAQEISEMTGSPRGSILSLIHRAKKKLHGGLLRGYDSAL from the coding sequence ATGGACGACCAAGATTTGCTCCAATCGGGGTTCCGGTATGCATATTCACTCTGCAATGACTACCATGACGCAGAGGATTATGTGCAGCAGGCTTGGTTCAAACTTCACCGGAAGTATGGAAAAGTAGAAACGAAAGCGTTGCTGTTCAAAACGATCCGAAATTTGCGAATGGATCGCTTGAGGCGCGACAAGATCGTTTCATTCGAGCCAATGGAAGAACGGGAGTTCGACTCCAACTCGGAGGTTCGAGCCTCCAAGGAGGATGTGAAGGCGATTTTGGAACAGTTGAGGAAAGAAGAACGCGAAGCGTTGTATTTGAATGTAGTGGAAGGTTACACAGCACAGGAAATCTCGGAGATGACAGGGTCGCCGCGCGGGTCGATTCTGAGCCTGATTCATCGGGCGAAGAAAAAACTGCATGGTGGACTACTGAGAGGTTATGACAGTGCACTGTGA